One genomic window of Columba livia isolate bColLiv1 breed racing homer chromosome 9, bColLiv1.pat.W.v2, whole genome shotgun sequence includes the following:
- the LIPH gene encoding lipase member H isoform X1 — translation MLRLCVVFICLLYGVKTDPGETCSIFTALSIGNALIGTDLKVKLLLYTRQNPHCAEELSSTASKYLDVSKKTTFIIHGYRLTGSRPVWIPDLVQLLLSAEDMNVIVVDWNHGATTLIYSNASRNCKRVAEILKKLMDEMLIAGASLASFHMIGVSLGAHISGFVGQLFGGTLGRITGLDPAGPLYRGKPPSERLDPTDAQFVDVIHSDTDGLGYTEALGHIDFYPNGGTDQPGCPLTIFSGLQYFKCDHQRSVLLFMSSLKQSCNITAYPCDSYRNYRNGKCTSCATFWPMPCPILGYYAHKWKSYLTQQSHPVTSMFFDTADKEPFCIYHYFVDIITWNKDTRRGTFSVVLIDESGNKAKSKVNPEAAAFQQYNQITLLIGFDQDFENVERISLTFSTGSVIGPKFKLRILQMRFRSLTNPERPQLCRYDFVLTENTKKTFKPIPCWRRS, via the exons ATCCCGGGGAGACATGTTCCATATTCACAGCTCTCAGCATCGGCAACGCTTTGATAGGGACAGACCTGAAAGTCAAGCTGCTGCTCTACACCAGACAGAACCCACACTGCGCTGAAGAGCTCAGTTCAACAGCCTCCAAGTACCTAGATGTGAGCAAGAAAACCACCTTCATCATCCACGGATACCGGCTCACAGGCTCTCGCCCAGTCTGGATCCCCGACCTggtgcagctcctgctctctgcgGAAGACATGAACGTCATTGTTGTGGACTGGAACCACGGGGCAACAACTCTCATCTACAGCAACGCTTCCAGAAACTGCAAAAGAGTTGCCGAGATTCTCAAGAAACTTATGGATGAAATGTTG ATTGCTGGAGCATCGCTCGCCTCCTTCCACATGATCGGGGTGAGCCTGGGCGCACACATCTCGGGCTTCGTGGGGCAGCTGTTCGGCGGCACGTTGGGCAGGATCACGG GCCTCGACCCCGCAGGCCCCTTGTACCGGGGAAAGCCGCCCAGCGAGAGGCTGGACCCCACAGACGCGCAGTTTGTTGATGTTATCCACTCGGACACCGATG GACTGGGTTACACAGAAGCTCTAGGCCACATTGACTTCTACCCCAACGGCGGGACCGACCAACCTGGCTGCCCACTGACGATATTCTCTG GGttgcagtattttaaatgtgACCACCAGAGGTCTGTTTTGCTGTTCATGTCATCCCTGAAACAGAGCTGCAATATCACCGCGTACCCGTGCGACTCCTACCGAAATTACAGGAATGGCAAATGTACCAGCTGCGCAACTTTCTGGCCGATGCCGTGCCCTATCCTAG GTTATTACGCCCATAAGTGGAAAAGCTATTTAACGCAACAGAGCCATCCAGTGACAAGTATGTTTTTTGATACAGCCGACAAAGAGCCGTTTTGCA TTTATCACTACTTTGTGGATATTATTACGTGGAACAAAGATACCAGAAGAGGCACCTTCAGTGTCGTACTAATTGATGAATCTGGGAATAAGGCAAAATCGAAAGTTAACCC AGAAGCCGCAGCCTTTCAGCAGTACAACCAAATCACTTTGCTAATTGGATTCGACCAGGACTTTGAAAATGTAGAAAGAATTTCCTTGACATTTTCCACGGGATCTGTCATTGGCCCCAAATTCAAACTCCGGATTCTCCAAATGAGGTTCCGGTCACTTACAAACCCAGAGAG ACCACAGCTGTGCAGGTACGACTTCGTCCTGACGGAGAACACCAAAAAGACCTTCAAGCCCATCCCGTGCTGGCGCAGGAGCTGA
- the LIPH gene encoding lipase member H isoform X2, with protein MLRLCVVFICLLYGVKTDPGETCSIFTALSIGNALIGTDLKVKLLLYTRQNPHCAEELSSTASKYLDVSKKTTFIIHGYRLTGSRPVWIPDLVQLLLSAEDMNVIVVDWNHGATTLIYSNASRNCKRVAEILKKLMDEMLIAGASLASFHMIGVSLGAHISGFVGQLFGGTLGRITGLDPAGPLYRGKPPSERLDPTDAQFVDVIHSDTDGLGYTEALGHIDFYPNGGTDQPGCPLTIFSGLQYFKCDHQRSVLLFMSSLKQSCNITAYPCDSYRNYRNGKCTSCATFWPMPCPILVYHYFVDIITWNKDTRRGTFSVVLIDESGNKAKSKVNPEAAAFQQYNQITLLIGFDQDFENVERISLTFSTGSVIGPKFKLRILQMRFRSLTNPERPQLCRYDFVLTENTKKTFKPIPCWRRS; from the exons ATCCCGGGGAGACATGTTCCATATTCACAGCTCTCAGCATCGGCAACGCTTTGATAGGGACAGACCTGAAAGTCAAGCTGCTGCTCTACACCAGACAGAACCCACACTGCGCTGAAGAGCTCAGTTCAACAGCCTCCAAGTACCTAGATGTGAGCAAGAAAACCACCTTCATCATCCACGGATACCGGCTCACAGGCTCTCGCCCAGTCTGGATCCCCGACCTggtgcagctcctgctctctgcgGAAGACATGAACGTCATTGTTGTGGACTGGAACCACGGGGCAACAACTCTCATCTACAGCAACGCTTCCAGAAACTGCAAAAGAGTTGCCGAGATTCTCAAGAAACTTATGGATGAAATGTTG ATTGCTGGAGCATCGCTCGCCTCCTTCCACATGATCGGGGTGAGCCTGGGCGCACACATCTCGGGCTTCGTGGGGCAGCTGTTCGGCGGCACGTTGGGCAGGATCACGG GCCTCGACCCCGCAGGCCCCTTGTACCGGGGAAAGCCGCCCAGCGAGAGGCTGGACCCCACAGACGCGCAGTTTGTTGATGTTATCCACTCGGACACCGATG GACTGGGTTACACAGAAGCTCTAGGCCACATTGACTTCTACCCCAACGGCGGGACCGACCAACCTGGCTGCCCACTGACGATATTCTCTG GGttgcagtattttaaatgtgACCACCAGAGGTCTGTTTTGCTGTTCATGTCATCCCTGAAACAGAGCTGCAATATCACCGCGTACCCGTGCGACTCCTACCGAAATTACAGGAATGGCAAATGTACCAGCTGCGCAACTTTCTGGCCGATGCCGTGCCCTATCCTAG TTTATCACTACTTTGTGGATATTATTACGTGGAACAAAGATACCAGAAGAGGCACCTTCAGTGTCGTACTAATTGATGAATCTGGGAATAAGGCAAAATCGAAAGTTAACCC AGAAGCCGCAGCCTTTCAGCAGTACAACCAAATCACTTTGCTAATTGGATTCGACCAGGACTTTGAAAATGTAGAAAGAATTTCCTTGACATTTTCCACGGGATCTGTCATTGGCCCCAAATTCAAACTCCGGATTCTCCAAATGAGGTTCCGGTCACTTACAAACCCAGAGAG ACCACAGCTGTGCAGGTACGACTTCGTCCTGACGGAGAACACCAAAAAGACCTTCAAGCCCATCCCGTGCTGGCGCAGGAGCTGA
- the LIPH gene encoding lipase member H isoform X3 — protein sequence MLRLCVVFICLLYGVKTDPGETCSIFTALSIGNALIGTDLKVKLLLYTRQNPHCAEELSSTASKYLDVSKKTTFIIHGYRLTGSRPVWIPDLVQLLLSAEDMNVIVVDWNHGATTLIYSNASRNCKRVAEILKKLMDEMLIAGASLASFHMIGVSLGAHISGFVGQLFGGTLGRITGLDPAGPLYRGKPPSERLDPTDAQFVDVIHSDTDGLGYTEALGHIDFYPNGGTDQPGCPLTIFSGYYAHKWKSYLTQQSHPVTSMFFDTADKEPFCIYHYFVDIITWNKDTRRGTFSVVLIDESGNKAKSKVNPEAAAFQQYNQITLLIGFDQDFENVERISLTFSTGSVIGPKFKLRILQMRFRSLTNPERPQLCRYDFVLTENTKKTFKPIPCWRRS from the exons ATCCCGGGGAGACATGTTCCATATTCACAGCTCTCAGCATCGGCAACGCTTTGATAGGGACAGACCTGAAAGTCAAGCTGCTGCTCTACACCAGACAGAACCCACACTGCGCTGAAGAGCTCAGTTCAACAGCCTCCAAGTACCTAGATGTGAGCAAGAAAACCACCTTCATCATCCACGGATACCGGCTCACAGGCTCTCGCCCAGTCTGGATCCCCGACCTggtgcagctcctgctctctgcgGAAGACATGAACGTCATTGTTGTGGACTGGAACCACGGGGCAACAACTCTCATCTACAGCAACGCTTCCAGAAACTGCAAAAGAGTTGCCGAGATTCTCAAGAAACTTATGGATGAAATGTTG ATTGCTGGAGCATCGCTCGCCTCCTTCCACATGATCGGGGTGAGCCTGGGCGCACACATCTCGGGCTTCGTGGGGCAGCTGTTCGGCGGCACGTTGGGCAGGATCACGG GCCTCGACCCCGCAGGCCCCTTGTACCGGGGAAAGCCGCCCAGCGAGAGGCTGGACCCCACAGACGCGCAGTTTGTTGATGTTATCCACTCGGACACCGATG GACTGGGTTACACAGAAGCTCTAGGCCACATTGACTTCTACCCCAACGGCGGGACCGACCAACCTGGCTGCCCACTGACGATATTCTCTG GTTATTACGCCCATAAGTGGAAAAGCTATTTAACGCAACAGAGCCATCCAGTGACAAGTATGTTTTTTGATACAGCCGACAAAGAGCCGTTTTGCA TTTATCACTACTTTGTGGATATTATTACGTGGAACAAAGATACCAGAAGAGGCACCTTCAGTGTCGTACTAATTGATGAATCTGGGAATAAGGCAAAATCGAAAGTTAACCC AGAAGCCGCAGCCTTTCAGCAGTACAACCAAATCACTTTGCTAATTGGATTCGACCAGGACTTTGAAAATGTAGAAAGAATTTCCTTGACATTTTCCACGGGATCTGTCATTGGCCCCAAATTCAAACTCCGGATTCTCCAAATGAGGTTCCGGTCACTTACAAACCCAGAGAG ACCACAGCTGTGCAGGTACGACTTCGTCCTGACGGAGAACACCAAAAAGACCTTCAAGCCCATCCCGTGCTGGCGCAGGAGCTGA
- the TMEM41A gene encoding transmembrane protein 41A isoform X2 produces the protein MWRRAAGLLLVFAAATAALWLLSARLGAGQARRPLRFPSDLEELRELAEALRDYERQHRGSALALFCAAYLYKQSFAIPGSSLLNVLAGALFGPWTGLALCSVLTSLGATSCYLLSGAFGKRLLVHYFPEKVALLQGKVEENRSCLFFFLLFLRLFPMTPNWFLNLSAPILNIPVSQFFFSVLIGLTPYNFICVQTGAILSQITSLDAIFSWNTLLKLLAMAVAALIPGALIKKYSKKHLKLDGEEQTQFLNGKKSL, from the exons ATGTGGCGGCGGGCGGCCGGGCTGCTGCTGGTGTTCGCGGCCGCCACGGCCGCCCTGTGGCTGCTGTCGGCGCGGCTGGGCGCGGGGCAGGCGCGCAG GCCGCTGCGGTTCCCGTCGGACCTGGAGGAGCTGCGGGAGCTGGCCGAGGCGCTGCGGGACTACGAGCGGCAGCACCGCGGCTCGGCGCTGGCTCTGTTCTGCGCCGCTTATCTCTACAAGCAGAGCTTCGCCATCCCCGGCTCCAGCCTCCTG AACGTGCTGGCCGGAGCGCTGTTCGGGCCCTGGACCGGACTGGCGCTGTGCTCGGTGCTCACCTCGCTCGGAGCCACCAGCTGCTACCTGCTGTCCGGCGCCTTCGGGAAACGGCTCCTCGTCCACTATTTTCCGGAGAAAGTGGCTCTGCTGCAGGGCAAG GTAGAGGAGAACaggagctgtttgtttttcttcttgttgttcCTGAGACTGTTCCCCATGACACCAAACTGGTTTCTGAATCTCTCAGCTCCCATTTTAAACATCCCCGTGTCCCAGTTCTTCTTTTCCGTGCTCATTG GTCTTACACCATATAATTTCATCTGCGTGCAGACAGGAGCCATTCTCTCACAGATCACCTCTTTGGATGCCATTTTCTCCTGGAACACACTGCTCAAACTGCTTGCGATGGCTGTGGCAGCTTTGATACCAGGGGCCCTCATCAAGAAATACAGCAAGAAGCACCTGAAGCTGGATGGAGAAGAGCAGACTCAGTTCCTCAATGGCAAAAAGAGCTTGTGA
- the TMEM41A gene encoding transmembrane protein 41A isoform X3 — protein MWRRAAGLLLVFAAATAALWLLSARLGAGQARRPLRFPSDLEELRELAEALRDYERQHRGSALALFCAAYLYKQSFAIPGSSLLNVLAGALFGPWTGLALCSVLTSLGATSCYLLSGAFGKRLLVHYFPEKVALLQGKVLHHIISSACRQEPFSHRSPLWMPFSPGTHCSNCLRWLWQL, from the exons ATGTGGCGGCGGGCGGCCGGGCTGCTGCTGGTGTTCGCGGCCGCCACGGCCGCCCTGTGGCTGCTGTCGGCGCGGCTGGGCGCGGGGCAGGCGCGCAG GCCGCTGCGGTTCCCGTCGGACCTGGAGGAGCTGCGGGAGCTGGCCGAGGCGCTGCGGGACTACGAGCGGCAGCACCGCGGCTCGGCGCTGGCTCTGTTCTGCGCCGCTTATCTCTACAAGCAGAGCTTCGCCATCCCCGGCTCCAGCCTCCTG AACGTGCTGGCCGGAGCGCTGTTCGGGCCCTGGACCGGACTGGCGCTGTGCTCGGTGCTCACCTCGCTCGGAGCCACCAGCTGCTACCTGCTGTCCGGCGCCTTCGGGAAACGGCTCCTCGTCCACTATTTTCCGGAGAAAGTGGCTCTGCTGCAGGGCAAG GTCTTACACCATATAATTTCATCTGCGTGCAGACAGGAGCCATTCTCTCACAGATCACCTCTTTGGATGCCATTTTCTCCTGGAACACACTGCTCAAACTGCTTGCGATGGCTGTGGCAGCTTTGA
- the TMEM41A gene encoding transmembrane protein 41A isoform X1, with translation MWRRAAGLLLVFAAATAALWLLSARLGAGQARRPLRFPSDLEELRELAEALRDYERQHRGSALALFCAAYLYKQSFAIPGSSLLVRPRCGGGERCGPLRGALSREASRAGDTPCVPRAVSRVCPQNVLAGALFGPWTGLALCSVLTSLGATSCYLLSGAFGKRLLVHYFPEKVALLQGKVEENRSCLFFFLLFLRLFPMTPNWFLNLSAPILNIPVSQFFFSVLIGLTPYNFICVQTGAILSQITSLDAIFSWNTLLKLLAMAVAALIPGALIKKYSKKHLKLDGEEQTQFLNGKKSL, from the exons ATGTGGCGGCGGGCGGCCGGGCTGCTGCTGGTGTTCGCGGCCGCCACGGCCGCCCTGTGGCTGCTGTCGGCGCGGCTGGGCGCGGGGCAGGCGCGCAG GCCGCTGCGGTTCCCGTCGGACCTGGAGGAGCTGCGGGAGCTGGCCGAGGCGCTGCGGGACTACGAGCGGCAGCACCGCGGCTCGGCGCTGGCTCTGTTCTGCGCCGCTTATCTCTACAAGCAGAGCTTCGCCATCCCCGGCTCCAGCCTCCTGGTACGGCCGCGCTGCGGGGGCGGGGAGCGGTGCGGACCCCTCCGGGGAGCCCTGTCCCGCGAAGCCAGCCGGGCCGGGGACACCCCGTGTGTCCCCCGGGCTGTGAGCCGTGTGTGCCCGCAGAACGTGCTGGCCGGAGCGCTGTTCGGGCCCTGGACCGGACTGGCGCTGTGCTCGGTGCTCACCTCGCTCGGAGCCACCAGCTGCTACCTGCTGTCCGGCGCCTTCGGGAAACGGCTCCTCGTCCACTATTTTCCGGAGAAAGTGGCTCTGCTGCAGGGCAAG GTAGAGGAGAACaggagctgtttgtttttcttcttgttgttcCTGAGACTGTTCCCCATGACACCAAACTGGTTTCTGAATCTCTCAGCTCCCATTTTAAACATCCCCGTGTCCCAGTTCTTCTTTTCCGTGCTCATTG GTCTTACACCATATAATTTCATCTGCGTGCAGACAGGAGCCATTCTCTCACAGATCACCTCTTTGGATGCCATTTTCTCCTGGAACACACTGCTCAAACTGCTTGCGATGGCTGTGGCAGCTTTGATACCAGGGGCCCTCATCAAGAAATACAGCAAGAAGCACCTGAAGCTGGATGGAGAAGAGCAGACTCAGTTCCTCAATGGCAAAAAGAGCTTGTGA